In Gambusia affinis linkage group LG08, SWU_Gaff_1.0, whole genome shotgun sequence, a single window of DNA contains:
- the LOC122835652 gene encoding uncharacterized protein LOC122835652 → MYCTNTCSDCGTSFLQILNNGPIVVLPTSTTLNDTVSLFNNWINMWRPPSCSSCRSGLDRKNILSNNQVIVLFLPQWVTRKYPVVPNPVMEVPGESGTEVYCLSSVICRDAESANFYTYLIQGRQTVKVVDEYVLTAGKSCSEDMNERGFIYVYEKRGNVEEPHSDHLNTPSVTFSPGPPLQNDEESSGEEPEPPSLEEQNNAEDETSGHFEEAESETRMTTSHRKKKPHPVIKDHHATANRSAVSHNLNQTLCNTSTPR, encoded by the exons ATGTACTGCACAAACACCTGCAGTGATTGTGGAACATCTTTCTTACAGATCCTAAATAACGGCCCTATCGTTGTGCTGCCGACCTCGACTACACTTAACGAcactgtttctttatttaacaactGGATAAATATGTGGCGCCCGCCTTCTTGTTCCAGTTGCAGGTCCGGCTTAGATCGTAAAAACATCCTGAGCAACAACCAagtgattgttttgtttctgccacAGTGGGTCACTAGAAAATACCCAGTGGTTCCCAATCCAGTGATGGAGGTACCAGGAGAAAGTGGAACTGAGGTGTACTGTCTGTCGTCCGTCATCTGTAGAGATGCTGAGTCAGCTAATTTCTACACCTATTTGATTCAGGGACGACAGACAGTAAAGGTGGTGGATGAGTATGTCCTCACTGCTGGTAAATCCTGCAGTGAGGACATGAATGAAAGGGGATTTATTTATGTCTATGAGAAGCGAGGGAATGTAGAAGAACCCCACAGTGACCACCTAAACACACCTAGTGTGACATTTTCTCCTGGCCCTCCTCTCCAGAATGATGAAGAAAGTTCTGGAGAGGAGCCAGAACCTCCAAGTCTGGAAGAACAGAATAACGCAGAGGACGAAACAAGCGGCCATTTTGAGGAAGCAGAAAGTGAA ACTAGAATGACGACATCACACAGAAAGAAGAAGCCACATCCTGTGATTAAAGATCATCACGCTACGGCGAACAGGTCAGCTGTCTCACATAACCTCAACCAGACACTTTGCAACACGAGTACGCCAAGATAA
- the vps4a gene encoding vacuolar protein sorting-associated protein 4A: protein MTTSTLQKAIDLVTKATEEDKAKNYEEALRLYQHAVEYFLHAIKYEAHSDKAKESIRAKCMQYLDRAEKLKDYLKNKDKQGKKPVKEAQSNDKSDSDSEGENPEKKKLQEQLMGAIVMEKPNVRWNDVAGLEGAKEALKEAVILPIKFPHLFTGKRTPWRGILLFGPPGTGKSYLAKAVATEANNSTFFSVSSSDLMSKWLGESEKLVKNLFDLARQHKPSIIFIDEVDSLCGSRNENESEAARRIKTEFLVQMQGVGNNNDGVLVLGATNIPWVLDAAIRRRFEKRIYIPLPEEQARAQMFRLHLGNTPHSLSEADLRELARKTDGYSGADISIIVRDALMQPVRKVQSATHFKKVRGPSRSNNQVMVDDLLTPCSPGDPAAIEMTWMDVPSDKLLEPIVCMSDMLRSLSTTRPTVNTEDLIKVKKFTDDFGMEG, encoded by the exons ATGACAACGTCAACACTACAG AAAGCGATTGATCTCGTCACCAAAGCCACAGAGGAGGACAAAGCGAAGAATTATGAGGAGGCTTTGCGATTGTACCAGCATGCTGTGGAATACTTCCTGCATGCCATCAAAT ATGAGGCCCACAGCGACAAGGCCAAGGAGAGCATACGGGCCAAGTGTATGCAGTACCTGGACAGAGCGGAGAAACTCAAAGACTATCTGAAGAACAAAGACAAGCAGGGCAAGAAGCCCGTCAAGGAGGCACAGAGCAATGACAA gagCGACAGCGACAGTGAGGGAGAAAacccagagaagaagaaactgcagGAGCAACTTATGG GTGCCATTGTGATGGAGAAGCCCAACGTAAGGTGGAACGACGTTGCTGGACTGGAGGGAGCAAAAGAAGCTTTGAAGGAAGCCGTTATCCTGCCCATCAAGTTCCCTCACCTCTTCACAG GCAAGCGGACTCCGTGGAGAGGCATCCTTCTGTTCGGTCCTCCAGGGACGGGGAAGTCCTACCTGGCCAAGGCCGTGGCCACCGAAGCCAACAACTCCACCTTCTTCTCCGtgtcctcctctgacctcatgTCCAAGTGGCTGGGAGAGAGCGAGAA GCTGGTGAAGAACCTGTTCGATCTGGCGCGTCAGCACAAACCTTCGATCATCTTCATCGACGAAGTGGACTCGCTGTGCGGCTCCAGGAACGAGAACGAGAGCGAGGCGGCGCGCCGCATCAAGACAGAGTTTCTGGTCCAGATGCAAG GTGTTGGCAACAACAACGATGGTGTTTTGGTGCTTGGAGCCACCAACATCCCCTGGGTGCTGGACGCTGCCATTCGCAGAAG ATTCGAGAAGAGGATCTACATCCCTCTCCCGGAGGAGCAGGCCCGGGCCCAGATGTTCCGACTTCACCTTGGCAACACGCCGCACAGCCTGAGCGAAGCCGACCTCCGCGAGCTGGCGCGCAAAACGGACGGCTACTCGGGCGCCGACATCAGCATCATCGTACGGGACGCTCTCATGCAGCCGGTCAGGAAGGTCCAGTCGGCAACTCACTTTAAAAAG GTTCGTGGTCCGTCCCGAAGCAACAACCAGGTGATGGTGGATGACCTCTTGACCCCGTGTTCCCCTGGAGACCCTGCAGCCATAGAAATGACCTGGATGGATGTGCCTAGTGATAAGCTACTGGAGCCCATAGTTTGCATG tcGGACATGTTGCGCTCTCTGTCCACCACGCGTCCCACAGTCAACACCGAAGACCTGATAAAGGTGAAGAAGTTCACAGACGACTTTGGGATGGAAGGTTGA
- the cdk10 gene encoding cyclin-dependent kinase 10 — MDPVGEDEPDLIKLKSIKDKKTFTVPQNDRFGSCRSVREFEKLNRIGEGTYGIVYRARDTKSDEIVALKKVRMDNEKDGIPISSLREITLLLRLRHPNIVELKEVVVGSHLESLFLVMSYCEQDLASLLENMQTPFSEAQVKCIVLQLLRGLEYLHHSFIIHRDLKVSNLLMTDKGCVKIADFGLARMYGIPQPPMTPRVVTLWYRAPELLLGTKTQTTALDMWAVGCILAELLAHKPLLPGTSEIQQVDLIVQLLGTPNENIWPGFSQLPLIGQYSLRKQPYNNLKNKFTWLSDAGHRLLNLLFMYNPQRRATAKDCLESSYFKEKPLPCEPELMPTFPHHRNKRAVVRAESQPKRRKSSKV; from the exons ATGGACCCCGTCGGCGAGGATGAACCGGACTTGATAAAGCTGAAAtctattaaagacaaaaaaaccttCACAGTGCCCCAGAATGACAGG TTTGGAAGCTGCCGAAGTGTGAGGGAGTTTGAGAAACTCAACCGAATAGGAGAAGGAACATACGGCATTGTGT ACCGAGCCCGTGACACCAAGTCGGATGAGATAGTAGCGTTGAAGAAGGTCCGCATGGACAACGAGAAAGACG ggaTTCCCATCAGCAGCCTGAGAGAGATAACTCTGCTGCTGAGGTTGAGACATCCTAACATCGTGGAGCTGAAAGAGGTGGTGGTAGGCAGCCATCTGGAGAG TCTATTTCTGGTGATGAGTTACTGTGAACAGGACTTGGCCAGTCTGCTGGAAAACATGCAGACGCCATTCTCCGAAGCTCAG GTGAAGTGCATCGTCCTTCAGCTGCTCAGAGGCTTAGAGTATCTCCATCACAGCTTCATTATACACAG GGACCTGAAGGTGTCTAATCTGCTGATGACCGACAAAGGCTGCGTTAAGATCG CTGATTTTGGATTGGCCAGGATGTATGGGATCCCTCAGCCGCCAATGACCCCCAGAGTGGTCACACTGTG GTACCGAGCTCCGGAGCTCCTCCTGGGGACGAAGACTCAAACTACAGCTCTGGACATGTG GGCAGTGGGCTGTATCCTGGCTGAGCTGCTGGCCCACAAACCTCTGCTGCCCGGAACCTCAGAGATCCAGCAGGTGGACCTGATCGTGCAGCTGCTGGGGACGCCCAACGAGAACATCTGGCCG GGTTTCTCTCAGCTGCCGCTCATCGGTCAGTACAGCCTGAGGAAGCAGCCGTACAACAACCTGAAGAACAAGTTCACCTGGCTGTCTGATGCTGGACACAGACTGCTCAACTTGCTCTTCATGTACAACCCGCAGCGCAG AGCGACCGCCAAAGATTGTCTGGAGAGCTCCTACTTCAAAGAGAAACCTCTGC CCTGCGAGCCGGAGCTGATGCCGACGTTCCCGCACCATCGAAACAAGCGAGCGGTTGTTCGGGCGGAGAGCCAGccgaagaggaggaagagcagcaaaGTCTGA